A genomic region of Alicyclobacillus sp. SO9 contains the following coding sequences:
- a CDS encoding SDR family oxidoreductase, with product MDLKLAGKSVLVTAASKGLGKACAIQFAREGASVTIASRDETNLRDAAADIERETGMRVHTCVLDVRKNSDIERAIDTAVAATGSLDVLVTNAGGPPAGGFSNFSDDDWEDAFNLNLMSMIRLVRSALPHLRAGNGGRIVSITSSSIRQPIDNLILSNTIRAGVHALTKSLASELASDNILVNTVAPGRILTDRVIQLDTAISQRTGMDMETVRNQFVKDIPVGRYGDADEFAKAVVFLSSFSQSYITGQALLVDGGMIKAL from the coding sequence GTGGATCTCAAATTGGCCGGCAAGTCAGTTCTGGTCACTGCTGCCAGCAAAGGCTTAGGGAAAGCATGTGCGATACAGTTTGCAAGAGAAGGCGCTTCAGTGACCATCGCCAGTCGCGACGAAACGAATTTGCGGGACGCTGCTGCGGACATTGAACGGGAAACAGGTATGAGGGTCCATACGTGTGTGCTGGACGTGAGGAAAAACTCGGATATTGAGAGGGCAATTGATACTGCAGTCGCTGCCACTGGTTCTCTAGATGTTTTGGTGACCAATGCGGGTGGTCCTCCTGCTGGCGGATTCAGCAACTTTAGTGACGACGATTGGGAAGATGCGTTCAATCTGAACCTAATGAGCATGATTCGGCTCGTACGTTCGGCTCTGCCGCATTTGAGAGCAGGTAACGGAGGCCGAATTGTTTCAATAACATCTTCATCGATTCGGCAGCCGATAGATAACCTGATTTTATCGAACACAATTAGGGCCGGAGTGCACGCTCTCACGAAGAGCCTGGCGTCCGAGCTGGCATCAGATAACATTCTTGTCAATACGGTTGCACCTGGCCGTATCTTAACAGACAGAGTCATTCAATTGGATACAGCGATTAGCCAACGTACGGGTATGGATATGGAGACGGTACGCAATCAGTTTGTGAAAGATATACCTGTCGGACGGTACGGCGACGCGGACGAGTTTGCAAAAGCAGTTGTCTTTTTATCATCGTTTTCCCAGTCTTACATAACCGGGCAGGCACTACTCGTAGACGGCGGCATGATAAAGGCACTGTAG
- a CDS encoding YceI family protein: protein MAKAKWAVDVAHSSIDFSVKHMMVSKVKGTFQKFDAAIEADPEDLTTANISFWVDVASIDTRNPDREGHLKSGDFFDVENHPELTFNATKIEKTGDGKYDVTGDLTIRGTTKPITFAVTYEGSGKDPMSGDEVAGFSGAATLNRKDFGLVWNVALETGGVLVGDQVKISIELEAHKQN from the coding sequence ATGGCAAAAGCGAAGTGGGCAGTAGACGTTGCACACAGCAGTATTGACTTCTCCGTAAAGCATATGATGGTATCCAAGGTGAAAGGGACATTTCAGAAGTTTGACGCTGCTATTGAGGCCGATCCCGAAGATTTAACCACAGCTAACATTAGCTTCTGGGTTGACGTAGCAAGTATTGATACAAGAAATCCCGACCGCGAGGGACATCTGAAATCAGGTGACTTTTTCGACGTTGAGAATCATCCGGAACTGACTTTTAACGCCACCAAGATTGAGAAGACAGGCGACGGAAAATATGATGTCACCGGTGATTTAACGATTCGCGGTACAACCAAACCGATTACTTTTGCTGTGACATATGAAGGTTCAGGTAAAGACCCTATGTCTGGAGACGAAGTAGCAGGCTTCAGCGGAGCGGCAACCCTGAATCGAAAGGACTTTGGATTGGTCTGGAACGTTGCTCTGGAAACAGGCGGCGTGCTCGTTGGAGACCAAGTCAAGATTTCGATCGAACTGGAAGCACATAAGCAGAACTAG
- a CDS encoding pirin family protein — translation MNNRGIHREISSVRTIEAQQDSNIHSVGMVLQPGDWQHNDPFLFLAEDWFEQGTFDVHPHRGIETVTYVISGHLKHYDNKFGDGELSPGDVQWMTAGGGVIHKEDPADGETVHSLQLWVNLPKEQKMTTPRYQNLRSQDMPVRREQGALIRVFSGRSADVEAPTKNHVPVTMVEINLKPGASISQDLPADYNGFMYVLEGQGKFGSNQVEGAKKQVLWLGNADGAEDSSVEIHADTKMRVLLYAGRPLHEPVVAYGPFVMNTKAQIAQAFDDYQSGKFAH, via the coding sequence ATGAATAACAGAGGAATACACCGCGAGATTAGCAGTGTCCGGACAATCGAAGCACAACAGGACAGCAACATTCACTCTGTTGGGATGGTGTTACAGCCTGGGGATTGGCAACACAACGATCCGTTTCTATTCCTGGCGGAAGACTGGTTTGAACAAGGGACTTTTGATGTACACCCTCATCGCGGCATTGAAACTGTAACCTATGTCATTAGCGGTCACTTAAAACACTACGACAACAAATTCGGAGATGGAGAACTCTCGCCGGGGGACGTGCAGTGGATGACTGCCGGAGGAGGCGTGATTCACAAAGAGGATCCCGCAGACGGAGAAACAGTGCACAGCCTCCAACTGTGGGTGAACCTTCCTAAAGAACAAAAAATGACAACCCCCAGGTATCAAAATCTCCGAAGTCAGGATATGCCTGTACGCCGAGAACAAGGGGCGCTTATCCGTGTGTTCTCAGGACGGTCTGCAGACGTGGAAGCGCCCACTAAAAACCACGTTCCAGTGACTATGGTAGAAATTAACCTGAAACCAGGCGCTTCCATCAGCCAGGACCTGCCTGCAGATTACAATGGATTTATGTACGTGCTTGAGGGACAAGGAAAATTCGGTTCCAATCAAGTCGAAGGAGCAAAGAAGCAAGTCTTGTGGCTCGGAAATGCAGACGGAGCAGAGGATAGTTCAGTAGAAATTCATGCCGACACAAAAATGCGCGTACTCCTATATGCGGGACGCCCACTGCATGAACCTGTAGTCGCATATGGTCCCTTTGTCATGAATACCAAAGCACAAATCGCTCAAGCATTTGACGACTATCAATCAGGAAAATTTGCACATTAG
- a CDS encoding GNAT family N-acetyltransferase — MRIETNRLIIREFIEADWEQVQAYASDAELVQFMEWGPNSEAATQEYIDRMLVSQKQTPRVTYEFAITLKANGLLIGGSGLHIEEYQQASLGYCFNRAFWGQGFATESAHALCEFGFSRLNLHRIYATCRPENVTSARIMEKLGMTKEGVLREHMFWKGKWQSSFIYGILASEFSLKSEPL; from the coding sequence ATGAGAATTGAAACGAATCGATTAATAATACGGGAATTTATCGAAGCAGATTGGGAGCAAGTGCAGGCTTATGCTTCGGACGCGGAACTTGTGCAGTTTATGGAGTGGGGACCTAATTCGGAGGCTGCAACACAGGAATATATCGACAGGATGCTAGTGTCTCAGAAGCAAACTCCCCGAGTGACATACGAATTTGCGATTACGCTCAAGGCTAACGGTTTGTTGATTGGTGGAAGCGGACTACATATCGAGGAGTACCAGCAGGCTTCACTTGGATATTGTTTCAATCGGGCGTTCTGGGGGCAGGGATTTGCAACCGAAAGTGCACATGCCTTGTGCGAATTTGGTTTCTCGAGACTCAACCTTCACCGGATTTATGCGACATGCAGGCCAGAGAATGTTACGTCGGCAAGAATCATGGAGAAGCTAGGAATGACCAAAGAAGGAGTGTTGCGGGAGCATATGTTTTGGAAAGGAAAATGGCAGAGTTCGTTTATCTACGGGATTCTGGCGAGTGAATTTTCTCTGAAGTCGGAGCCTCTGTAG
- a CDS encoding DUF6431 domain-containing protein, whose protein sequence is MFFVRSEEVIPCPCCQGHLGVAGSRRRGCIKSSGEKIQLIIRRMRCEGCKRIHHELPNLLVPYKRYEAESIEQVVTQEAPAVGADESTLRRIRTWFEIWSVYATRCLASIAHRMEFPVENGSNPLQFSLQSIGQAESHQNNGWLGKVVRPIVNMNLWVQTRSAFLSE, encoded by the coding sequence GTGTTTTTTGTTCGAAGTGAGGAAGTCATCCCATGTCCGTGTTGCCAGGGACACCTAGGGGTGGCAGGGAGTCGGCGTAGGGGTTGTATCAAAAGTTCTGGAGAGAAGATTCAACTCATCATTCGGAGAATGCGCTGCGAAGGTTGCAAGCGGATCCATCATGAACTCCCGAACCTGCTTGTGCCTTACAAACGTTATGAGGCTGAGAGTATTGAGCAAGTTGTTACACAGGAAGCCCCAGCCGTCGGAGCCGATGAATCGACGCTTCGCAGAATCCGAACATGGTTTGAAATATGGTCTGTGTATGCAACCAGGTGCTTAGCTTCCATAGCTCACCGAATGGAGTTCCCTGTAGAGAATGGGTCCAATCCTCTGCAATTCTCACTTCAAAGCATTGGACAGGCGGAATCTCATCAAAACAATGGATGGCTGGGGAAAGTTGTCCGTCCCATTGTAAATATGAATTTATGGGTACAGACCCGTTCTGCATTTTTGTCCGAATGA
- a CDS encoding DDE-type integrase/transposase/recombinase — translation MKDWKKAEDIAAYRVQLISPLLADGLDGAKVRDIKAQICQQHGVSERSLRRYLAQYRKHGFEGLKPKGKQHFHSSSSPFKDLIEQAILLRREVPSRSISQIIQILEWEGKALPGQLKRSTLQEKLAERGYSARHMRMYAETGIAARRFQKRHRNQLWQSDIKHGPYLPIGPGGKKLQVYLVAMQDDATRFVLHAQFYPTIDQSIVEDCFRKSIQKYGVPESVYFDNGSQYRTKWMSRTCSKLGIRLRYTKSYSPESKGKIERLNRTIDTFLSEVSLNNPQTLEQLNEQFQVWLSECYQHRPHASLDENASPETAYRSDRKALRFTTPEAVADAFLHAEKRKVDKSGCISFMGKKYEVGLSVIGQAVDVIYDPADISQLTIECSGHKPWQVKELSIGESAGQRPPLPSHLDTQPAKSSRLLDAAKEQHQQRRERTTPAVRYEGLWEGETEHV, via the coding sequence ATGAAAGATTGGAAAAAAGCGGAGGATATTGCAGCGTACAGGGTACAACTAATCTCCCCATTGTTAGCAGACGGACTCGATGGAGCGAAGGTCCGGGACATCAAGGCTCAGATCTGTCAACAGCACGGTGTCTCTGAACGGAGTTTACGCCGCTATCTGGCTCAGTATCGCAAGCATGGATTTGAAGGACTCAAGCCAAAAGGAAAGCAGCATTTCCACTCATCCTCGTCACCGTTTAAAGACCTCATCGAACAAGCCATTCTGTTACGCCGTGAAGTGCCAAGCCGTAGTATCTCGCAAATCATTCAAATTCTGGAGTGGGAAGGCAAGGCGCTTCCTGGACAACTGAAACGCAGTACACTTCAAGAGAAACTAGCGGAACGCGGATATAGCGCAAGGCACATGCGTATGTATGCGGAGACAGGGATCGCAGCGCGCCGGTTTCAAAAACGGCATCGTAATCAGCTGTGGCAGTCAGATATTAAACATGGTCCCTACCTCCCCATCGGTCCGGGAGGAAAGAAGCTGCAAGTCTACCTGGTAGCGATGCAGGATGACGCAACACGCTTTGTATTACATGCCCAGTTTTACCCCACTATAGACCAATCCATCGTTGAAGATTGCTTTCGGAAATCCATCCAGAAGTATGGGGTACCTGAATCTGTGTACTTCGACAACGGCTCTCAATATCGCACCAAATGGATGTCCCGAACCTGCTCTAAATTGGGGATCAGACTTCGTTACACAAAAAGTTATTCGCCAGAATCCAAGGGGAAAATTGAGAGACTGAATAGAACGATTGACACATTTCTCAGCGAGGTGTCGTTGAACAATCCTCAGACACTAGAGCAACTCAATGAACAATTCCAAGTCTGGTTAAGTGAGTGTTATCAACATCGTCCACATGCCAGTCTGGACGAAAATGCCAGTCCTGAAACCGCCTACCGCAGTGACCGAAAGGCGTTACGCTTTACCACCCCTGAGGCTGTAGCAGATGCCTTCCTGCACGCGGAAAAGAGAAAAGTAGACAAGTCTGGCTGTATCAGCTTCATGGGTAAAAAGTATGAAGTGGGCCTTTCGGTAATTGGACAAGCAGTGGATGTAATCTACGACCCGGCGGACATCAGCCAACTTACCATTGAATGTTCGGGCCACAAACCGTGGCAGGTCAAAGAATTATCTATCGGAGAATCTGCAGGCCAGCGGCCTCCACTTCCATCGCATTTGGACACTCAACCTGCAAAGTCCTCCCGCCTTCTGGATGCAGCAAAGGAGCAGCATCAACAGCGCCGTGAACGAACGACACCCGCAGTTCGCTACGAGGGGCTATGGGAGGGGGAAACCGAGCATGTTTGA
- a CDS encoding ExeA family protein, with protein MFESFYELQRTPFSRDIPTDELYIPPELKEILGRLKYVAERQWFAVVTGDCGIGKTTTVRRFTEVLSQSAFKTLYLSDSKLTPRHFYKGMLEQLGYEAKFYRGDAKRQLHREIEIMRRVHGLQPVAIIDESHLLDREMLEELRFLLNFRMDSQSPMSLILVGQNELWERLNLQSYTAIRQRIDLQCKLEYYDRAHVGEYIERHMAYAGAEHTIFSEKAVDEIYRYSAGAPRLINKVCTHSLRKRQTTDTLQHHATSASIEKPHRLASGAVV; from the coding sequence ATGTTTGAATCCTTTTACGAATTGCAACGCACCCCCTTTTCGCGAGATATCCCCACAGACGAACTCTATATACCGCCTGAACTCAAGGAGATTCTCGGCAGACTCAAGTATGTAGCAGAACGGCAATGGTTTGCTGTGGTAACGGGCGATTGCGGTATCGGCAAGACAACCACCGTTCGCAGATTCACAGAAGTCCTTTCCCAGTCGGCGTTTAAAACCCTGTACCTCTCAGATTCTAAACTAACGCCTCGGCATTTCTACAAGGGAATGTTGGAGCAGTTGGGGTATGAGGCAAAATTTTATCGTGGAGACGCCAAACGGCAACTTCATCGTGAGATTGAGATCATGCGTAGGGTTCATGGCCTACAGCCGGTGGCCATCATTGATGAGAGCCATCTGTTGGATAGAGAAATGTTAGAAGAACTCAGGTTCCTACTCAATTTCCGTATGGACTCACAAAGCCCGATGTCCCTCATACTCGTGGGACAAAATGAATTATGGGAACGTCTGAACTTACAATCCTACACTGCCATCCGGCAGAGAATTGACTTACAATGCAAACTGGAGTACTACGATAGAGCGCACGTTGGCGAGTACATTGAACGACACATGGCCTACGCTGGGGCAGAGCACACCATCTTTTCCGAGAAGGCGGTTGATGAAATTTATCGCTATTCTGCTGGTGCACCCAGGCTCATTAACAAAGTCTGTACGCATTCTCTACGTAAGCGTCAAACCACGGACACATTGCAGCATCATGCCACATCTGCCAGTATTGAAAAGCCCCACCGGCTAGCCAGCGGGGCTGTTGTATAG
- the tnpB gene encoding IS66 family insertion sequence element accessory protein TnpB (TnpB, as the term is used for proteins encoded by IS66 family insertion elements, is considered an accessory protein, since TnpC, encoded by a neighboring gene, is a DDE family transposase.) has product MFGEFDLEKRVYLAPGPTDLRKSIDGLSVLVKEVLHLDPFSPCLFVFCNRNRDKLKVLHWEHNGFWIHYRRLEKGRFQWPDASHTGPIVMGQRELRWLLDGLSVHQKKAHPKVKARTII; this is encoded by the coding sequence ATGTTTGGTGAGTTTGACCTGGAGAAGCGTGTGTATTTAGCACCAGGACCTACGGACCTGAGGAAATCTATAGACGGGCTTTCTGTTCTGGTGAAGGAGGTTCTGCACCTAGACCCCTTTTCTCCGTGTCTTTTTGTCTTTTGTAACCGAAACCGTGACAAACTCAAGGTCTTGCACTGGGAGCATAACGGCTTTTGGATTCATTATCGCCGGTTGGAGAAAGGCCGGTTTCAGTGGCCGGATGCCTCTCATACGGGTCCCATTGTCATGGGTCAGCGGGAGTTGCGATGGCTTCTGGATGGGCTATCGGTCCACCAGAAAAAGGCACATCCGAAAGTGAAAGCAAGGACCATCATTTAG
- a CDS encoding transposase has product MSREEVRNHWRKLVEEFRESGETAAAWCREHNLDVKQFRRWARKFDKETSTNATASPRVKLLSVQVEDSVEDAEPALVVHVGAASVEVHNGFNRSLLKQVVQVLAE; this is encoded by the coding sequence ATGTCCAGAGAAGAAGTGCGAAATCATTGGAGAAAGCTTGTTGAAGAGTTTCGAGAAAGTGGTGAAACCGCGGCGGCCTGGTGTAGGGAGCACAACCTCGACGTGAAACAGTTCCGTCGTTGGGCTCGGAAGTTCGACAAGGAGACGTCCACCAATGCCACTGCATCACCCAGAGTAAAGCTACTATCCGTTCAGGTTGAGGACTCGGTAGAGGACGCCGAACCAGCACTCGTTGTTCACGTGGGGGCGGCGTCCGTCGAAGTACATAACGGGTTCAACCGCTCACTACTCAAACAGGTTGTTCAGGTGTTGGCGGAATAA
- a CDS encoding DUF5348 domain-containing protein, which translates to MTWCKGFIAYDEELGRWVFEGEDAWYSLRCGETLKLHFPNRTMTGRLELSQKWYVILENVPLGLLERRRYKVTIEI; encoded by the coding sequence ATGACGTGGTGCAAAGGATTCATCGCCTATGACGAGGAACTTGGACGGTGGGTGTTTGAAGGAGAGGATGCGTGGTATAGCCTTCGATGCGGGGAAACGCTTAAACTACATTTTCCGAACCGTACGATGACTGGGAGACTGGAACTATCTCAGAAATGGTATGTGATTCTGGAGAATGTACCACTCGGACTCCTTGAACGGCGAAGATACAAGGTAACCATAGAAATCTAA
- a CDS encoding GNAT family N-acetyltransferase gives MNDVCLVRPSMQLQDNYFSFYQDWVSSGEYMVPWVISRDPSDFPSMLEFLLDNERGANLPDGWVPSSTFWLVDATNRVIGAVNIRHRLTEYLRTIGGHIGYGIRPSERRKGYATKLLQLSLIRARDLGIQRALLTCDEKNVASEKTIRNNGGIQDSNYIDDNGHVTCRFWIDTRG, from the coding sequence ATGAATGACGTTTGTCTTGTACGACCTTCTATGCAACTTCAAGACAACTACTTTTCCTTCTATCAGGACTGGGTCAGCTCCGGAGAATACATGGTTCCTTGGGTTATCTCCAGAGACCCCTCAGACTTTCCCTCCATGCTTGAGTTTCTGCTTGACAATGAACGCGGCGCGAATTTACCAGATGGCTGGGTTCCTTCGTCTACATTTTGGCTGGTGGACGCAACGAATCGCGTCATTGGCGCAGTGAATATCCGTCATCGGTTAACAGAGTACCTTAGGACCATAGGCGGACACATTGGGTACGGAATTAGACCGTCTGAAAGAAGAAAAGGGTATGCGACCAAACTGCTGCAACTATCGCTAATCCGGGCGAGAGACCTAGGCATTCAACGAGCATTGCTTACCTGCGATGAAAAAAATGTGGCATCAGAAAAGACGATCCGAAATAATGGGGGTATCCAAGACTCAAACTACATCGATGACAATGGTCATGTGACTTGCAGGTTTTGGATTGACACGAGGGGTTGA
- a CDS encoding IS110 family transposase: MSITQNTKIRRITESTLVIGADISKKVHVARACDVRGIELGSPLTFKNERRGFRGLKKWVRTLMLKHSCDNVVFGVEPTGHYWINLAQFLRREGIRVVVVNPFHVKKTKELEDNSPTKNDRKDARVISLLVKDGRYSEPNIPEDIYADLRVGMNERDRLSVDLKRVQARIHNWLERYFPEFTEVFKDWEGKAALVCLHKFPCPADVEQMTALDIVCEWRQGGISRGVGLSKANFLKEMAEQSIGLTEGLKMAHRELEILLGQYDLYQKQLDQLLSEVEQLLSEIPGAQNMLSVPGVGLVTVAGFLAEVGELTRYDNPRQIQKLAGLNLKENSSGEHKGQTTITKRGRPRLRSLLFRCVIPLLAKNTEFRLQHEYYTQRTENPLKKMQSAIALSCRLIRVLFALGRKEVSYDPVKMLGPVHLERTQNVA, from the coding sequence ATGAGTATAACGCAAAACACCAAGATTCGCAGGATTACAGAGTCCACTTTGGTCATCGGAGCAGATATTTCCAAGAAGGTACATGTAGCACGTGCCTGTGACGTTCGTGGAATAGAGCTGGGTTCTCCGTTGACTTTCAAGAACGAAAGACGTGGATTTCGGGGACTCAAGAAGTGGGTTCGGACCCTCATGTTGAAACACAGCTGTGACAACGTCGTTTTCGGCGTTGAACCCACAGGGCACTATTGGATCAATCTCGCTCAGTTCCTGCGTCGAGAGGGTATTCGTGTCGTGGTGGTGAACCCGTTTCATGTCAAGAAAACAAAAGAGTTGGAAGACAATAGTCCAACAAAGAACGACCGCAAGGATGCACGTGTAATTTCACTTTTAGTCAAGGATGGACGGTACTCCGAACCCAACATTCCGGAAGATATCTACGCAGATTTGCGGGTAGGAATGAACGAAAGAGACCGTTTGTCCGTAGACTTAAAACGAGTTCAAGCACGTATCCACAACTGGTTGGAGCGCTACTTTCCAGAGTTCACAGAGGTCTTTAAGGACTGGGAAGGAAAGGCGGCTCTCGTGTGTTTGCACAAGTTCCCGTGTCCAGCAGATGTTGAGCAAATGACCGCGCTTGACATTGTCTGTGAGTGGAGACAGGGTGGCATTTCACGAGGTGTTGGATTAAGTAAAGCGAATTTCTTGAAAGAGATGGCTGAACAATCTATTGGACTCACGGAAGGACTGAAGATGGCTCACCGAGAGCTGGAGATTCTGCTAGGTCAATATGACTTGTACCAAAAGCAGCTAGACCAACTCCTGAGTGAAGTAGAGCAGTTGCTCAGTGAGATACCTGGAGCACAGAACATGCTGAGCGTACCTGGGGTGGGACTAGTTACGGTGGCTGGATTTCTAGCCGAAGTCGGGGAGCTCACACGCTACGACAATCCCAGACAAATTCAAAAGTTGGCAGGACTGAATCTGAAGGAAAACAGTTCTGGGGAACATAAAGGGCAAACGACGATTACTAAGCGTGGTCGTCCAAGACTGCGGTCACTATTGTTCCGGTGCGTCATCCCGTTATTAGCAAAAAACACGGAGTTTCGGTTGCAACATGAATACTACACGCAAAGAACTGAGAATCCACTTAAGAAAATGCAGTCAGCCATTGCGCTGAGTTGTCGATTGATTCGAGTTTTGTTTGCACTAGGACGTAAAGAAGTCTCGTATGATCCGGTTAAAATGCTAGGACCTGTTCATCTAGAACGAACACAGAACGTCGCCTAA
- a CDS encoding GNAT family N-acetyltransferase, whose product MAFSFRTIDLNTDLSTCIQFRKDSFRVSFNGRDNGLDEDEYIDLLKKRTVQFPWGYVMVEDIGQVVGQMEFFIRKYEGRRIGFVSLYYLISDARGQGQGAQLTNYAEARFRQHGVSEYHLRVSPTNEHAVRFYEKAGLAKLKEESFNHVVWRMGKTLR is encoded by the coding sequence ATGGCATTTTCGTTTCGTACTATCGACTTGAACACTGACCTCTCTACATGTATCCAGTTTCGGAAAGATTCATTTCGAGTGAGCTTTAACGGCAGAGACAATGGCTTGGACGAAGATGAATACATCGACTTGCTGAAAAAGCGGACAGTTCAGTTTCCGTGGGGCTATGTCATGGTTGAAGACATTGGACAAGTTGTTGGACAAATGGAATTTTTCATAAGAAAATACGAGGGAAGGCGGATTGGCTTCGTGAGCCTGTACTACCTTATTTCAGATGCTCGTGGTCAGGGACAAGGTGCGCAATTGACCAATTACGCTGAAGCGCGGTTCCGCCAACATGGCGTTTCAGAATACCATTTACGTGTGTCACCTACAAATGAACATGCGGTTCGGTTCTACGAAAAAGCCGGACTTGCAAAGTTGAAAGAGGAATCATTTAACCACGTTGTATGGAGAATGGGTAAGACATTGCGGTAG
- a CDS encoding cysteine hydrolase family protein: MNNNAALLVIDVQVGMFLESDPVYSGSLLLDRIHGLLEKTRAAGMPVFYVQHNAGVGDPLEPNTPGWNIHPDITPLDGDIIIHKSTPDAFYKTNLQNELDSRHIRRLVLAGIQTEICVDTTCRRAFSLGYEAVLVKDAHSTWDRGNLRAKDIIAHHNDLLRWFADTVESDNMTF; the protein is encoded by the coding sequence ATGAATAACAACGCTGCATTGCTGGTGATAGACGTACAGGTTGGAATGTTTTTAGAGAGTGACCCTGTTTATTCCGGTAGCCTACTGCTTGACCGAATTCACGGACTGCTGGAGAAGACACGAGCAGCTGGCATGCCCGTGTTCTACGTTCAACATAACGCAGGTGTAGGGGATCCCCTTGAACCCAATACACCTGGGTGGAACATACATCCTGATATCACTCCACTTGATGGGGACATCATCATCCACAAGTCCACTCCCGACGCTTTCTACAAAACAAATCTTCAAAATGAACTGGATTCACGTCATATCAGACGACTTGTACTAGCCGGTATTCAGACGGAAATATGTGTTGATACGACATGTCGTCGAGCATTTAGTCTTGGATACGAAGCTGTTCTTGTTAAAGACGCCCATAGTACATGGGATCGGGGAAACCTGCGAGCAAAAGATATTATTGCTCATCACAATGATTTACTTAGGTGGTTTGCTGACACTGTAGAATCCGACAATATGACGTTTTGA
- a CDS encoding aspartyl protease family protein, protein MRIEYSHGLLLASLTITYRGQSKVIDRMAVDTGAAQTIVVSDAVDEIGISFDISDPINRSFGAGGTDYAFEKTVDSIEFNGYRMSSKPLDFGQIDWDINGLIGLDILIPGRFIINFDTMEIYAPGVR, encoded by the coding sequence GTGCGAATTGAATATTCCCATGGACTCCTGCTTGCTTCTTTAACTATCACATACAGGGGACAGAGTAAGGTTATTGACCGAATGGCGGTCGATACAGGAGCGGCTCAGACCATCGTTGTTTCTGATGCGGTTGATGAAATTGGAATAAGTTTCGACATCAGTGATCCCATAAATCGTTCCTTTGGCGCCGGTGGGACGGATTACGCATTTGAAAAGACTGTTGACAGCATCGAGTTCAATGGATATCGGATGTCCAGCAAGCCGCTGGACTTTGGGCAAATAGACTGGGACATTAACGGGTTAATCGGTTTAGACATCCTCATTCCAGGACGCTTTATTATCAATTTTGACACAATGGAGATTTATGCTCCAGGAGTGAGGTAA
- a CDS encoding retropepsin-like aspartic protease, with translation MKIGPIDGLLFVTMTLTLRGKSRTIDQLVLDTGASHSVISMDAVDDIGIYGEIDDEIVVMHGIGGVERSIRKKIDSVEFGTFKVSEVNLDFANFDAHFGINGLLGADLLTAGRFVIDLDAMELYQK, from the coding sequence TTGAAGATCGGCCCAATTGATGGTCTTTTATTCGTCACAATGACGTTGACACTTCGAGGAAAGAGCCGAACCATTGACCAATTGGTTCTTGATACTGGTGCAAGTCACTCAGTAATCTCGATGGATGCCGTAGATGATATAGGTATTTATGGCGAAATAGACGATGAAATTGTTGTCATGCATGGTATCGGTGGCGTGGAGCGCTCAATCCGTAAGAAGATTGATTCGGTTGAATTTGGAACGTTTAAAGTTTCGGAAGTAAACTTGGATTTTGCTAACTTTGACGCCCACTTTGGGATCAACGGTTTGTTGGGTGCAGACCTACTGACAGCGGGGCGCTTTGTTATAGATCTCGACGCGATGGAGCTTTACCAAAAATAA